One window of the Methylovirgula sp. HY1 genome contains the following:
- a CDS encoding adenosine kinase, which produces MSAPTLDLLGLGNAIVDVIAPSDDDFLIRHGLHKGAMQLIDEAAAEKLYAAMGQTTIVSGGSAANTIIGAAQLGCSTAFIGKVKADPLGDVFAHDIRSARVAFDSTPAKDGAASARCLVLVTPDGQRTMNTFLGACQALTPDDVDPALVAQAQITYLEGYLWDPSEAKRAFLKASDIARGADRRVALSLSDAFCVDRYRDEFLGLIRDGKIDILFANESELHALYQTADFDTALAQVRGENILAVVTRSERGSITVTRDETHAVNAFPVEKVIDTTGAGDLFAAGFLTGLVKGQALPDCARLGALAAAEIIQHYGARPQADLRARAAESGFEL; this is translated from the coding sequence ATGTCCGCTCCGACCTTAGATCTTCTCGGTCTCGGCAATGCCATTGTCGATGTGATCGCGCCGAGCGACGATGATTTTCTGATTCGCCATGGCCTGCACAAAGGCGCGATGCAGCTCATCGACGAAGCGGCCGCGGAAAAGCTCTATGCGGCGATGGGGCAGACGACCATCGTCTCCGGCGGTTCGGCCGCCAATACGATCATCGGCGCGGCGCAGCTCGGCTGCAGCACGGCCTTCATCGGCAAGGTGAAGGCCGATCCGCTCGGCGATGTCTTCGCGCATGACATCCGGTCGGCGCGGGTGGCTTTCGATTCGACGCCGGCCAAGGACGGCGCCGCGAGCGCCCGCTGCCTCGTTCTCGTCACGCCGGATGGGCAGCGCACGATGAATACGTTTCTCGGCGCCTGCCAGGCTCTGACTCCGGACGATGTGGACCCTGCGCTGGTCGCGCAAGCGCAGATCACCTACCTCGAAGGCTATCTGTGGGATCCGTCGGAGGCGAAGCGGGCCTTTCTCAAAGCCTCCGATATTGCGCGCGGCGCGGATCGCCGCGTTGCGCTGAGCCTTTCGGATGCGTTTTGTGTCGATCGCTATCGCGACGAATTTTTAGGGCTCATCCGCGACGGCAAGATCGATATTCTTTTTGCCAATGAGAGCGAATTGCATGCGCTCTATCAAACCGCGGATTTCGACACGGCGCTGGCGCAAGTGCGGGGCGAAAACATCCTCGCCGTGGTTACCCGTTCGGAGCGCGGCTCGATCACCGTCACACGTGACGAAACCCATGCGGTGAACGCGTTCCCGGTCGAGAAAGTCATCGATACGACGGGCGCCGGCGATCTCTTCGCCGCCGGATTCCTCACCGGCCTCGTCAAGGGCCAAGCGCTACCCGATTGCGCCCGGCTTGGCGCATTGGCTGCGGCCGAAATCATCCAGCATTATGGCGCAAGGCCGCAGGCGGATCTTCGCGCACGCGCGGCGGAAAGCGGGTTTGAGCTGTGA
- a CDS encoding antitoxin MazE family protein — MVSVNKSNSSRDKVRTHRERLRAQGLRPIQIWVPDMRAPAFRSEAHRQSLAVAQSAHAAEDQSFIDAITDRNNG, encoded by the coding sequence ATGGTCTCTGTAAACAAAAGCAACAGCTCGCGGGACAAGGTGCGGACCCATCGCGAACGCCTGCGCGCCCAGGGTTTGCGCCCGATCCAGATTTGGGTGCCCGACATGCGAGCGCCCGCATTCCGATCGGAAGCGCATAGGCAGTCATTAGCCGTCGCTCAGAGCGCCCATGCCGCCGAGGATCAGAGCTTCATCGACGCCATAACGGATCGGAATAATGGATGA
- a CDS encoding type II toxin-antitoxin system PemK/MazF family toxin yields MRRGEIWTVAGGKDYVGKPRPAVIIQDNSFDATDSITICAFTTDETDAPLFRLPVGGTDRNGLNSTCRLMVDKITTVPKSKIGTFIGQLDEEDILRLNQAVLVFLGLAMSPKARR; encoded by the coding sequence ATGAGACGGGGCGAAATATGGACCGTCGCCGGCGGCAAGGACTATGTCGGCAAACCTCGGCCAGCAGTCATCATACAAGACAATAGTTTCGACGCGACAGACTCCATCACTATCTGCGCCTTCACAACGGATGAAACCGACGCGCCGTTATTTCGTCTCCCTGTGGGGGGCACCGACCGAAATGGCTTGAACAGCACGTGTCGGCTCATGGTCGACAAGATCACGACCGTGCCAAAATCCAAGATCGGAACCTTTATCGGGCAGTTGGATGAAGAAGATATTTTGCGGCTCAATCAGGCCGTACTCGTTTTCCTTGGCCTAGCAATGTCGCCAAAAGCGCGCCGCTGA
- the hemW gene encoding radical SAM family heme chaperone HemW — MANRIPPTSDPGFGIYVHWPFCLSKCPYCDFNSHVRAEPVDEKRFIAAFKAELAHRAGLTKGRKVRSVFFGGGTPSLMKAESVAAILDAIDGFWAVEPDVEVTLEANPSSVEAGRFRDYRTAGVNRVSIGVQALNDVDLKQLGRLHTAAEARAAVDVAAKTFARYSFDLIYGRQQQSVAAWRSELQTALTWAGEHLSLYQLTVEPDTIFERLNLAGKLVLPNADQSRAFWDATQEIMNAAGLPAYEISNHARAGAESRHNLIYWRYGEYVGVGPGAHGRIMVPKGRRAQATERHPEMWLTVVETDGHALIEDEMLSHEEQGDEFLLMGLRLAEGIEPARFEAVAGRSLDSARISSLIAEGMVEMTPQGRLRVSPEGFPLLDAVVADLAA; from the coding sequence ATGGCGAATCGCATCCCCCCAACGTCGGATCCGGGCTTCGGCATTTACGTGCATTGGCCGTTTTGCCTGTCGAAATGCCCCTATTGCGATTTCAACAGCCATGTCCGGGCTGAGCCCGTCGACGAGAAGCGCTTCATTGCGGCCTTTAAAGCGGAATTGGCGCATCGCGCCGGGCTGACCAAGGGCCGTAAGGTGCGCTCGGTGTTTTTTGGGGGCGGTACGCCGTCCTTGATGAAAGCCGAGAGCGTCGCCGCCATTCTCGATGCGATCGACGGATTTTGGGCCGTCGAGCCGGATGTCGAAGTCACGCTCGAAGCCAATCCTTCGAGCGTCGAGGCCGGCCGTTTCCGCGATTATCGCACAGCCGGGGTCAATCGCGTTTCGATCGGCGTTCAGGCTTTGAACGATGTCGATCTGAAGCAGCTCGGCCGGCTGCATACTGCGGCGGAGGCCCGTGCGGCCGTCGATGTCGCCGCCAAGACGTTTGCGCGCTATTCCTTCGATCTCATCTACGGACGACAGCAGCAGAGCGTCGCGGCTTGGCGCAGCGAATTGCAGACGGCTCTGACTTGGGCCGGCGAGCATCTCTCGCTCTATCAGCTGACGGTCGAGCCAGACACGATCTTCGAGCGTCTCAACCTCGCCGGCAAATTGGTGCTGCCCAATGCCGATCAGAGCCGCGCGTTCTGGGATGCGACGCAAGAGATCATGAATGCGGCTGGATTGCCGGCTTATGAGATTTCCAATCACGCGCGGGCGGGAGCGGAAAGCCGACACAATCTCATCTATTGGCGCTATGGCGAATATGTCGGCGTCGGACCCGGTGCGCATGGCCGTATCATGGTGCCGAAGGGGCGCCGCGCGCAGGCGACCGAGCGGCATCCGGAAATGTGGCTGACGGTGGTCGAGACCGACGGCCATGCGCTGATCGAAGACGAAATGCTCTCTCACGAAGAGCAGGGCGATGAATTTCTTCTGATGGGTCTGAGACTCGCGGAAGGCATCGAGCCGGCGCGCTTCGAAGCCGTGGCCGGGCGCAGCCTCGATTCGGCGCGGATCTCTTCGCTGATTGCCGAAGGCATGGTCGAAATGACGCCGCAGGGACGTTTGCGCGTGAGCCCCGAGGGCTTTCCGCTGCTCGACGCGGTCGTCGCCGATCTTGCTGCGTAA
- a CDS encoding AlkA N-terminal domain-containing protein has product MSEIRETGTRTMATMRTMTLDPDACYRAVCARDARFDGSFFTGVTTTGIYCRPICPAPTPKRENVVFFASAAAAQAAGFRPCLRCRPEIAPDVAAWRGTSNTVSRALALMEKGALHGAPVAVLAERLGLGERQLRRLFRQHLGASPLAVAQTHRLLLAKQLIHETQLSMTEVALAAGFGSVRRFNETFRQMFQRQPASLRRSKGAVLPSRTAGDVSLNLSYRAPYDWDSILTFLARRAIPGIEAVVDASYARTIEIDGQHGIVSLRRGAGDALHATIRFPRLAALPMIIARLRRVFDLAADPQAIAAHLAEDRALAPLVAARPGLRVPGAWDGFELAVRALLGQQISVAAARTLAGRLVAQFGTPLMVDRTGFERLTHVFPQAAALAAADVAAVGLPKTRSAALTALAAAVAADPLIFGLRATLDEAVLRLRGLAGVGEWTAQYIAMRELREPDAFPAADLGLMRAIGLLEGRQPSPKELLARAENWRPWRAYAAQHLWAAEALPTPTDRPAPFREAKPAKLAM; this is encoded by the coding sequence ATGTCCGAAATCCGCGAGACAGGAACGCGGACCATGGCCACAATGCGCACCATGACTCTCGATCCTGACGCTTGCTACCGAGCCGTTTGTGCGCGTGACGCGCGCTTCGACGGCAGCTTCTTTACCGGCGTGACGACGACCGGCATCTATTGCCGTCCGATCTGTCCGGCACCGACTCCGAAGCGCGAGAATGTCGTCTTTTTTGCCTCCGCGGCGGCGGCGCAGGCGGCCGGCTTTCGGCCATGCCTGCGCTGCCGGCCGGAAATCGCGCCGGACGTTGCCGCCTGGCGCGGGACGTCGAATACCGTCTCCCGCGCGCTTGCGCTCATGGAAAAAGGTGCGCTCCACGGGGCGCCTGTCGCGGTTCTTGCCGAAAGGCTGGGTCTCGGCGAACGGCAGCTCCGCCGCCTGTTTCGCCAGCATCTCGGCGCGTCGCCCCTCGCCGTCGCGCAAACCCACCGTCTGCTTCTCGCCAAGCAGCTCATTCATGAAACGCAACTATCGATGACCGAAGTCGCTCTGGCTGCGGGCTTCGGCAGCGTTCGGCGTTTCAACGAGACTTTCCGGCAAATGTTTCAGCGCCAGCCGGCGAGCTTGCGGCGAAGCAAGGGCGCGGTCTTGCCGTCGCGCACGGCCGGAGACGTCAGCCTGAATCTTTCCTATCGCGCGCCCTATGATTGGGACTCCATCCTGACCTTTCTGGCGCGGCGCGCCATTCCGGGCATCGAAGCCGTCGTCGATGCAAGCTACGCCCGCACCATCGAGATCGATGGCCAGCATGGCATCGTCAGCCTGCGGCGTGGGGCGGGCGATGCATTGCATGCGACCATCCGCTTTCCCCGGCTCGCGGCGCTGCCGATGATCATCGCTCGATTGCGGCGCGTGTTCGACCTCGCCGCGGACCCTCAGGCGATTGCAGCGCATCTTGCCGAAGATCGTGCTTTGGCGCCGCTTGTGGCGGCACGGCCCGGCTTGCGTGTGCCGGGCGCCTGGGATGGTTTTGAACTCGCCGTGCGCGCGCTGCTCGGCCAGCAGATTTCGGTGGCCGCGGCGCGGACGCTCGCCGGTCGGCTGGTCGCGCAATTCGGGACGCCGCTCATGGTGGATCGAACCGGATTTGAGCGTTTGACGCATGTGTTTCCGCAGGCAGCGGCGTTGGCTGCCGCCGATGTCGCGGCTGTAGGGCTGCCCAAAACGCGCAGCGCGGCGCTGACCGCTCTGGCCGCTGCGGTGGCTGCCGATCCGCTGATCTTCGGCCTGCGCGCCACACTCGATGAAGCCGTCCTGCGGCTTCGCGGACTGGCCGGCGTCGGCGAATGGACGGCGCAATATATCGCCATGCGCGAATTGCGTGAGCCCGATGCTTTTCCGGCGGCGGATCTTGGTCTGATGCGCGCGATCGGCCTATTGGAGGGGCGCCAGCCGAGCCCGAAAGAGCTTCTGGCGCGCGCCGAAAACTGGCGGCCATGGCGCGCCTATGCCGCCCAACACCTCTGGGCTGCCGAGGCTTTGCCAACCCCAACCGATCGGCCGGCGCCTTTCCGCGAGGCGAAGCCGGCGAAACTGGCCATGTGA